Proteins from a genomic interval of Trifolium pratense cultivar HEN17-A07 linkage group LG6, ARS_RC_1.1, whole genome shotgun sequence:
- the LOC123893100 gene encoding thioredoxin H2: protein MGGFLSSFLGGGGPSADSQPSESADSAVKTFHSSARWQLHFNELKDSPRLVVIDFSASWCGPCKMMEPIIHAMANDFTDVEFIKIDVDELSDVAQEFKVQAMPTFVLLKKGKEVDKVVGAKKDELQNKIKKHRA, encoded by the exons ATGGGCGGATTTCTCTCTTCCTTCTTAGGCGGCGGCGGTCCTTCCGCCGATTCACAACCATCTGAATCTGCCGATTCAGCCGTTAAGACATTCCACTCATCAGCTCGTTGGCAACTTCACTTCAACGAACTCAAAGATTCTCCTCGGCTT GTTGTGATTGATTTCTCTGCTTCTTGGTGTGGACCTTGTAAAATGATGGAACCTATTATTCACGCCATGGCTAACGATTTCACTGATGTTGAATTCATCAAGATCGACGTTGACGAATTATCT GATGTGGCGCAGGAGTTTAAGGTGCAGGCTATGCCAACGTTTGTGTTGTTGAAGAAAGGGAAAGAGGTTGATAAGGTTGTTGGAGCAAAGAAAGATGAACTTCAAAACAAGATTAAAAAGCACAGAGCTTAA